The DNA region AAAAGCTTTATTTGGTTCGAGATAAGACCTATTTAAAATCTCAGTGGTTCGTGGTCAGTCTGGTTAAAACTTGGGTTTGATTCGTGAGCTCACATTGGTTCGAGATAATCCTGTAGAAAATTTCAGTTTAGCTTTGGGACTAACCACTTCAAGTTTCTGTTTGGAAATAAGACTAACCATTTTAATCTGCAGGAATTGGAAGGGAGAATAATCACTTCTCTCCGCAAGTTTGTGTTTGGAAGGAAGACTAAGTGTTTCTCTCTGATGTTGATTGTTTGGTTAGAAGTTAGCTTGAAACTTcatttttccttgtataagggggttcaAGAGTTTAACCTACAAAAAACTCTTAAGTGTTATTGCATACTCTCAAGATCCAATCTTGGGACATGATTAAGTCTTCTTGATTGAACATGTATAAACTCTTAGTGTCTTTTCTCTTTCTCTAAACTTTTTATTTTCCGCGTTTTTAATTTCCGCTGCTaatttttaaaacattttaaaaatgtttttaaactttgaaaatagtcagattttttttttcaaaccATAGTTTCTTAAAACCCATAATCCACCGCCTCCCCCCTCTTGTGTGTGAAATCACATGTCCAATAAAACAATCCCTTGTTATGTAGGGTTGTTCAAGGGTTTATGGTGCTTAGTTGAGTTTAGGGCTAACTCACGTGAAGAGGTGAAAAGCTTTCTTCTAATTGCATATCCCTTTGTCATTTCAATAACGAGGTATTTATAGGAAACCCATTGGACCTGGATCAAAGATCCAGATGACCTTTTCCCAGGCTCCCTCTTCACAGAACGTGGTAAATGGAAGACTTGTTTTTTTCCCTTGAATAAGAGGGAGGTAGTTTTCCTCCATTGACTCTCTCACTCTAGTCAATTACTACTTGGACATGTCATCACTCACGTTCATTATGCGAACATGCAATGGAAACTGGATCGGATGGTCCAAGCCCATTCAAGGCGACCAGGCCCACTTCGGGTGCTCACCTAGCCCAAGCCCAAAGAAACGACCTATCGTATCACTCGGGTACTCACCCGATGTCGGCGTACTTGCCTTGATTTACTTCTTCATGAATTATCCTTTCTAGGATTCATTCAAATTATCTCGGTACATATGTGTTTGTTTTGCTATAGTATTGAGTCACAACATCAATCATATTTTTTTGGAAAAAGAATCTTTCATGGCATATTTAGAAAAATGTTACTCCCTCAATTTATTTTTATAAGAGACAtcttaatttttaaatttattaaaaaaactAATATATTTGAATTATATATAAATCAGATAAAGTATTAATTTAAAAACTTAGTTATCTTTTTCCAGAGATAATATTAAATAACCCCTTTTCAAGAGTTATTAATTAATATACCTATTATAACACTTCTAAGAGAAACACTATTTAATCCTCTTTAAAAGAAAGTGCAACTCTTTGATATCGCTTTGAAGAAAGAACTATTAAAGACTATGTTCTTAATAGCATTATAATAGGTGGTAACCTATAATATGGGGAGTTTAAATAGCACTTAAAAGTCATATAAATGGTCCTTTACAAAAGAATGTTTATGTATCACAATCTCCTGGTTTTTTGAAAATGAATCAGGAAATGATGGTGTACAagttgcataaagccttgtatggactagaacaagctcctagagcctgaaatatgaaaattgattcatttttcaacCTTCAAGGATTCAGAAAATGTGAGATTGAGTATGTTGTTTATGTTCAGCATACATCTGATAACAATATGATTCTGatgtgtctctatgttgatgacatattgcaAATAGGGAGTTGTTCAGATCAAATATCTAAGTTTAAGAAGGCACTGATGGATGAGTTTGAGATAACTGATCTAGGAAATATGGTCTACTTTTTAGGGATGAGGATTATGTACTATAATAAGGGTATAATTTTGCATCagctgaagtatgaacttgagcttctgaagaaATTTGAGTTAATAAATTGCAAGTCTGCAATCACACCTGCTGAAACAAATCACAAACTAGATTCTGATGTTAagggtgatgatgtagatgctacaacttTTAAACAGTTGGTGGACTCATTGAGATGTCTCTAAAATACCGATCTGACATCTGCTATGTAGTTGGAATGATGAGTAGGTTTATGAACAAACCATACTGGTCATGTTACCAAGTTGTTGTCAAGATACTAAGGTATATTAATgggactctgaagtatggagttttgttcccttctggTGCTGAATCTGATTCAGAGCTGATATACTATTCAGATTTTTATTGTGTGAAGACAAAGTTGACAACAAAAGTACTTATGGATATTTCTTCAAGTatctgggaggtcccatttcatggtgttccaagaagcaaccaatGGTTGCATTGTCAACCTGTGAAGCTGAGTACACTGTATGTGTTTTGCCTGCTTATCAACCTGTTCGAATTATGAACTtcttgcaggatctgaagatcaaggtcaaaaagcatgtgaagttgatgattgacaacaaatcaGCTATAAGTCTTGCCAaaaacccagtgttgcatggaaGGAGTAAGCACATTGACACAAAGTTTCACCTTCTTAGAAATCAAGTTCAGAGCGGAGTGCTTGAAGTTGTTCAGTGTAGCACTCAGGAGAAGATGATAGATGTGCTAACCAAAACATACAAGATTGAATATTTTATCCATTTGAAAGATGAAATTGATGTTGTTAATTTTAGTCTTGAATATTGATTAAGAGATGATGTTAAAATGTAATCCAAATTTAATTCATCAAATTATGATTGTATAAATACTAAACTTAGTTTTCAATTTGTAAGATAATGATTTTCAATTCTACTAGAAGttatttacaaatttgttttctctctcttccatcttcatcttcaacttCGTGTTccaataatttttttttattttgattttattgcTTAAGATTTAAACAAAATTGAAGTATAATTTCAAGATATTGCATTGATTCAATTTATTGATCATTTGTGTTTTAATTTGATAATCTAAGTATAATTTTACATTCTCAACTTTATAAAACATATGGTAAGAGGAAAAAGCATATTATGATGCCAACACCAATTCTAGCATAGTTGATATAACAATGATAGTGTAACTGTTTTATCtaattttgattattttattttttttcattttaattggATTCTATCTATGTTTTGAGATTTTTACAATAGGATGATTATGCTCTTGATGTTTAGAGGCCCAGCTTTAAAATTAAAACGGAGTCTTCCAATTGTTTGAGATGGATTATGTATCATTTCATGTTGCTTATGTACACAATGAGCTACTTTTGTTTAATTTGTTCGGAGATAAAATGATAATAGTCATGCACACAATTGCAAGATCCTAGGTTTAAATCTGGGACATAGGGTTCAACTTATCAATATTAATATTTGTCGATTCAACTAGATTTTATAGATAAATTAGTTACTCTTTTatctttgattttttttattctttttggGTTTACCATTATCTTTTAAAAGGTTGTTTTATATGGTCGTTGGGAAgaactaaataaaataaataaataaataaaataaaacttcAATTTAGATTTTTTCTCTTGCTCTAATTCTTTTTCAATCTTAAAGTTTTTTTCCACAGATGAACGTTATTAATTTCATTTTACATAGTATCCGAGCACTTACTATAACACTTTAAAATTTAAATAACATTCAATATATGTTTGATTATTGTTTTTTTAATACAAAAACTACTAACACTCTATCTAAATTAGATTATAATCTTGTTGGAACTGATTTGGTTGAAATTAATCTTGTAAAAAAATTAGATAGAAAATTCATTATAAAGGATCTTGAAATCCTTAAATATATTTGGGTCTTGAACTAGAAAGATTAAAGAAATGTATATCTATGTGCCTAAGTAAATATACTCATGACATGTTACATGATTTTTGCATCACTCATCATGCTAAGGTCATTACTATGACAATAGTTCAACGTACATAGCGGAAAATCCATGGTTTCACAGACACAATATtacaaatattattttaaataatattacAATATTATTTAAAATGACCATCGTTTTaacaataattttttattttatttcaaaatttatgtcattttcatttttcaataCAGTAATAATTACAATGATTATAATTATGATATTTAAATATTACTCTATACACTActttaaatattttaataaaattaatttaataaaaaataatattttataactattattgtatttttttaatCCGATCCTAAAAATCTTAAACAAGAGTCATTTGAAAATGGAGAGATTAGTTTAATAGTATCTAGTTAGTGCTACAAATTAGATTAGAAGGTGGTTAGTAAATTTGTTAGAAGGTTAGTTAGAAATGGTTGAGTTAGTTAGAGTTTGTTAGAACTCAAGCAACTTCAAACTATCTTATATATTCCAATCTTACCCCTTATAATCAGTTAGCTTTTGAATCAAATGAGACTGAGCATGAATCAGAGATTCGTCAAAGTATTCACCAAAGCTCTTTTACAATTTATTTGTTGATAAGAAAATTGattcagtgtgtgtgtgtttgtaACAAAACATAAATATTACAGTTAATGCATTGATAAATGTTACGCCATTTCCTCTAGAGAGACTCTGCTTACACTTAAACCATAACACATAATGATCTTCAAAAATTGAAATTGAAGATATAAAGCTTTCCACATTCCTTAATAAATCACTTTGATCCACCATTTTGTACTCCTCTAAGAAAAGACGCACTCTTACTAATTTCGCGCACCGGCTTGTTCGTGTACCGAATGAAAGTATACGCCCATGTACCGGCCACGGCACCAAGAGTCGTCGCCACCAAATATATCCATATTCCTCTGTACTCCTTATGAACAATAGCAGGCCCTAAACTTCTTGCAGGGTTCATTGATGCTCCCGTAATTGGCCTGTTATTAACATATATGGTTTCATGTATGATTAAGTTTTAACTATTTTCAAATTGGGTTGAAGTACCTCTTATACTCTTTTTAATAAATTGTTGTTTTTTATAAGAAAAAAACAGTGAACATACCCAGCAAACATGACATTTAGAAGTACCGTAGACCCAACTGCAAGTCCAGCCAATTCGCCAATCTGCAATATTTACAATAAAATGAATAAATGACATGTAAAAGAGGGTTGAAAATTGAATGACATTAAAGTATAGAGAAATTACCGCTCTATTATCGGTGGCAACTCCAGAGATGATGAACATAAGATAAAAAGTGATGATAAATTCAACCACAAATGCTTGAAGATCAGAACCAGCCGGAAGTGTTCCGGGGAAATGATCTTTATTTCCATTGAATATAAGCCTAAGTGTTCCACTTGCTAGAGTTGATCCAAGAACTTGTGCTATTAAATAAGCTGGTACCTATAATAAGATCGTTAAATTAAGAAAAATTACTCAACAATTTTATTAACCCTAACCATATATTATGAGAGATTTTTTAGAACTTGGTTCACCTCTTTGAGAGGAAATCTTTTGGTCGACGCGTGGGCGATGGTGACGGCCGGATTGAAATGAGCACCGGAGATGTGACCGAGAGAATAAACCAAAACCATAACAGTGAGGCCCCAAACAATTGAAATCCCAGGATGTGTTATCACTTTGTCATTGTCAAGGTTTACAACAACGGCAGCACATCCTGCAAATATCAAGAAGTATGTCCCCACCACTTCTGCCACCAACTATATTCAACACAACATAAAAACCATTTAATTCtatcattttcatttcaatttctCAAATTCACATATGTTAGGATAAAAATTTGGTCTAtaaattatataaaaataataataaataattgttaaaaaatactTATTATTTTTATATACTATAGAAAAAAGTTGAAGACAAGATATATAGAGAAGTTTAGAAGATAAACCTTTTGCAAAAGAGGCACAGTGTTATCTTCACAATTTTTGGAGGAATCATCATTTACATTCAAAGCTATTTCATGGTTTCCATTGCTTGATGAATGATCAGCCATAACACCGACACAAAATTAGGATAAACAGAAGAAATGAAATGGaaagaaatattttttttgtGCTTTGTCAAAGAAGTTAAGAAATGAAGTATGGAACTAGCTACCCCAATTTATGGGCACCCAAAAGTCTTATAAATAGGAAGCATGGAAGAGATTCATAATTGACTTCTTTGAAATTTCCACACATGGAAAAGTAAATTATAACTTTTTGGTACGTAACATGTATATTTTGTGAACATATATCCCTTTTAATCACATGATATGTTTGACAAACTAATTTTAAACCGTTTTTAAAGTGAAATTTTATCTTTAAAATTTTGAAAAAGAGTTTTGTCGTCTATAGTCGCTTTTATTGGATTGATAAATTTTTTGGACAATTTTTTGTAAAACAAACAGAAGAATTTCTTATCTTGCATGTAAGTATATTTGTAGCTTGAGGTGTGATCCTTGATAACATTGAAAGCTTTTGCAACTACCCACCGGAAATGCAGAATGGGACATAAATTGCACTTAACTTTAACTTTAGATGGGATATATAGACAATAGACTTGTCTTTTTGTCTATTTGTCTCTCTTAGTcaaatgtttgaagtttgatgatgTTAGGTTGACATAGTATTACGGTAACagttaaattttttaaatattttatccaaaaaataaataaaaagattAGGCTTTGAATAGTTATAAGTCCAAGGAAAAAATTGGATGAGAATGAGATGAGGTAGATGAATGAGGAGATAAGAACTCAACTTTTAGTACATTGAATAATGAATTCTAGATTTAGGTTATTATTACTTGTTAGAACTctcatttatgtttttttattgtttattgGTTGGGCTAGTTTCCATTATCAATTCCTATGAGAATAGTACTTTATTAATTTTTAACTAGATTTTAGAGCGTTCAATGTTTAAAGTAAGTGGAAAATGTTCATAGTAGAAACGTCGCTATAACTAATTTGATTGCTTTGGAATTATTTGGGAGAGTttcataatatttattattttatttttggtGATGGTGAATTATATTCCGAGTGTCTCGTTAAAAAATGTTTTATTTGTGTAATCACGATTTTTAAGAAAATGATTAAAGGTGTGgtttttaataataaaattaatatcatatattaaaatatttttgttaattATAACTAATAGAGTAGTTGAATAAAATAGAAGTTAATAAATAAAAGTATAATAATGAAAAAATAACGAAAAAGATTGCATTGATATTGTAAATGGATTTGGagaaaaaatataaataaaatattttttatgagaCATAATGAATTATTACTTAGATAATGCCAAATTATGTAAATATCTTTCAATGGAACAATTAGTTTAATTGTACTTTAAGTTATATAAAAGAAATTAATTTCACTTATGTACTTCTGAGGATTGTAATTTTGATTCCATCGTTGACTTTTTACTCAATGGTTGAAAATAATTTTCATTCCGATGTGAAATAAAAAATTGATGATATGTTGATTAAGTTTGTTCTAGAATCTCTTTCGTATGGTGATGAGAGTCTCTAGTAGGAAAAGAACAAATGTATTTGTAAGGTTAACACTCAAATACCTAAGCTCGTGAGGTGTGACTTGCAAGAATGAATGGATTGCATATTAGTGTGACTTGCAATCACACTTATATATGAACGATGATTAAAACTGCTCTTGGGAGTGCAACAAGGAATGTGTGAGACTATTTCATTGATTTCAACAATTGAGATGATAGGTGTGGTGCACGACTCCAGTGGATGACCCCTTTGTGAGAATCTACTTGTTTGTCATCCCTGAACGGGCAAAACTCTGGGTTTGGCCTTCGAACTGCATTTGTCTTACAAGTTATTTGACCGATCTAGAATAATTGTCTCCTAAGTCCTTGTTACTGAGCACAAAGCTAAGATTGTTGTAGTTATTTACTGGACTTAAGTACCATTAtggaattgaggttgatccaaGGTCGTTGATTGCGTCTTCTATTGTCTACCTCATTCCTGATTGTAGTAAATCCATACTCATTGGTTTCCTATAAACAAGTATGATGTAATTAGTTACTTATTTCACTTCCTTTGCACCAGAGTTCCATATCTCTAGTCTTTTATGTGATTTTTACTTCATTGGTGATATTCCCACAACTTTTGATCTTCATCTTTGCCCGCACAATATTTATGGGTCTTTTGTGGTCTTGTTTTTATTTCTTCATATCGAACTTCACAAACACTAAAGATAACACTCCATTTCTTTACCCTTTCAGTTGTTTCTGTTTATCTCTAGCAATGGCTAATATAGGAAACTTGAATATTCCCTTTCAGGTACTTTTCGAGTGATGATGAGATAAATGGTATCTCTTCACGAAACAAAGTGATAAACCCATAAATATTAGAGTTGTCTCCTCTAGATGTGAGATATcattttttaatatatatatatatatatatatatatatatatatatatatatatatatatatatatatatatatatatatatatatatatatatatatatatatatatatatatatatatatatatatatatatatcaatgAGAGTTGTTAGACTATGAGGGGGTTTAAGCGAAGCCGCTGAGGAGTTTGTGGATCCCAGGAAGCGCAAATCCTTGGAATAGGTTTGGATGGAGAAAAGGAAGTAGCTCTCTTTAGAAATGATATTAAGGAAGTTTCTCATGGTTTCTCACTCCTTAGGGGATATAAATTCAAATATTTTGGAGGTGTAAAGGAATGAGTTAAAGGCCCGTATTTATATTAAGGCCTTTACACACCAACATGGTTATGAACCAAGTGATAATGAGATTAGATGGTGAATAGATTCAGAATTGTGTTACAACATTTACGGTCATAATTTTTACTTGTTGATAGTGAGGATGAAATGGTACAAAATGGACAATGGGATCTTGAGCTCTCCATTAAAGTGGATTAGTTTTCCTAGTTCAAACAAGATATCTTGAGCACGACGTCTATCTTTAGTGATGTGTGTCAGATAGAGAATTCCTAGTCGAACGTTGGTCCATCCTATGATTGGGAAGTTTCACACATAGATCCCAACAAATGATTATGCAATCGTTTTGACAAATGTTTGTTCTCTAGAGTGGTATTTGGGCTTCCTGACAATGAATTTGAATTCGGGGTCATGAATCCCTTGAGAATCGCCCTTTCATAACTGCACCCATTAAGTTAGACTTATGTCAAGTTATTCAAGTATTGGTGTGAATGCAAGAATGGTACCCTCAACCCTAAAGTTCTTCTTTCACCTTTTCAACATATAACACCCCTATGACAAGACAAATCAAGATCAAGGATTTCTTTCCTTTAAATAAGTGAAGAAGATGTTTAAAGTTTATATGGATAATTTCAAGAATTTCAAGGATATGTATTATTTAattacccccccccccctcccctCACAGTCGCAAAGCCTA from Lathyrus oleraceus cultivar Zhongwan6 chromosome 1, CAAS_Psat_ZW6_1.0, whole genome shotgun sequence includes:
- the LOC127114649 gene encoding uncharacterized mitochondrial protein AtMg00810-like, yielding MKIDSFFNLQGFRKCEIEYVVYVQHTSDNNMILMCLYVDDILQIGSCSDQISKFKKALMDEFEITDLGNMVYFLGMRIMYYNKGIILHQLKYELELLKKFELINCKSAITPAETNHKLDSDVKGDDVDATTFKQLVDSLRCL
- the LOC127080351 gene encoding aquaporin NIP1-2; translated protein: MADHSSSNGNHEIALNVNDDSSKNCEDNTVPLLQKLVAEVVGTYFLIFAGCAAVVVNLDNDKVITHPGISIVWGLTVMVLVYSLGHISGAHFNPAVTIAHASTKRFPLKEVPAYLIAQVLGSTLASGTLRLIFNGNKDHFPGTLPAGSDLQAFVVEFIITFYLMFIISGVATDNRAIGELAGLAVGSTVLLNVMFAGPITGASMNPARSLGPAIVHKEYRGIWIYLVATTLGAVAGTWAYTFIRYTNKPVREISKSASFLRGVQNGGSK